A genome region from Paracoccus stylophorae includes the following:
- a CDS encoding phosphatidylglycerophosphatase A, with protein sequence MDRLLCIWFGAGLLRPAPGTWGSAVAVALGLLIHRIGHFPLLAVATGAVTLIGLRAVRRYTAGMADPDRSEIVIDEVAGQWLALCFPSAGFFLAGLPASTFPYPGWIAAFLFFRLFDIWKPWLVGRADRQGGVDGVMKDDLWAGLFAGIATMISAAVAHLVVM encoded by the coding sequence ATGGACCGGCTTCTTTGCATCTGGTTCGGGGCGGGGCTGCTGCGGCCCGCGCCGGGCACCTGGGGCTCGGCCGTGGCGGTGGCCCTGGGGTTGCTGATCCACCGGATCGGCCATTTCCCCTTGCTGGCCGTGGCGACGGGCGCGGTGACGCTGATCGGCCTTCGGGCCGTCCGCCGCTATACCGCCGGGATGGCGGACCCCGACCGCAGCGAGATCGTCATCGACGAGGTTGCGGGCCAGTGGCTTGCGCTGTGCTTTCCCTCGGCCGGGTTCTTTCTTGCGGGGCTGCCGGCCAGCACCTTCCCCTATCCGGGCTGGATTGCGGCGTTCCTGTTCTTTCGGCTGTTCGACATCTGGAAACCCTGGCTGGTGGGCCGCGCCGACCGGCAGGGCGGCGTGGACGGGGTGATGAAGGACGATCTGTGGGCCGGGCTGTTTGCGGGCATCGCCACGATGATTTCCGCCGCCGTCGCGCATCTGGTGGTGATGTGA
- a CDS encoding YcgN family cysteine cluster protein: MRDRFWELPLDRLTRPEWEALCDGCGKCCLNKIEYEDTGELAFTRVACKLLDGHACRCSSYPNRHDYVPECVVLTPAKLKEIAWWLPATCAYRLRAEGRSLYPWHHLLSGDPEAVHRAGVSVRDWTISEVEVDEEDWDQHIIEDLS, translated from the coding sequence ATGCGTGACAGGTTCTGGGAATTGCCGCTGGACCGGCTGACCCGCCCCGAATGGGAGGCGCTGTGCGACGGCTGCGGCAAATGCTGCCTGAACAAGATCGAATACGAGGATACGGGCGAGCTGGCCTTCACCCGCGTCGCCTGCAAGCTGCTGGACGGTCATGCCTGCCGGTGCAGCTCGTATCCCAACCGGCACGATTACGTGCCCGAATGCGTGGTGCTGACCCCCGCCAAGCTGAAAGAGATCGCGTGGTGGCTGCCCGCCACCTGCGCCTATCGTCTGCGGGCCGAGGGGCGCAGCCTTTATCCGTGGCATCATCTGCTGTCGGGCGATCCCGAGGCGGTGCATCGCGCAGGCGTCAGCGTCCGCGACTGGACCATCAGCGAGGTCGAGGTGGACGAGGAAGACTGGGACCAGCACATCATCGAGGATCTGTCGTGA
- a CDS encoding CinA family protein, whose translation MSLAEQVLDAARARNILIATAESCTGGLIAATLTRIPGSSDVVDRGFVTYSNRAKEQMLGVHADTLDAAGAVSEAVAEQMAAGALSRSDATLSVSVTGIAGPGGSERKPEGRVCFGIAGPDGVRTETVDFGAIGRQAVREASVEHALTLLLRALSDRV comes from the coding sequence GTGAGCCTGGCCGAACAGGTGCTGGACGCCGCCCGCGCCCGCAACATCCTGATCGCCACCGCCGAAAGCTGCACCGGCGGTCTGATCGCCGCGACGCTGACCCGGATTCCCGGATCGTCCGACGTCGTGGATCGCGGTTTCGTCACCTATTCCAACCGCGCCAAGGAACAGATGCTGGGCGTCCACGCCGACACGCTGGACGCTGCGGGCGCGGTCAGCGAGGCGGTGGCCGAACAGATGGCCGCGGGCGCGCTGTCGCGGTCGGATGCGACCTTGTCGGTGTCCGTGACCGGCATTGCCGGGCCGGGCGGGTCCGAACGCAAGCCCGAAGGCCGGGTCTGCTTTGGCATCGCCGGCCCCGACGGCGTTCGGACCGAAACCGTCGATTTCGGCGCCATCGGGCGTCAGGCCGTGCGCGAGGCCAGCGTGGAACACGCGCTGACCCTGCTGCTGCGCGCGCTGTCCGATCGGGTCTAA
- a CDS encoding threonine aldolase family protein — translation MNFASDNAYGAHPDVLRALAECNGGAMMGYGADPVTARAEAAIRDALDAPEAAIRFVSTGTAANALVCAQLCPVGGRIYCHEGAHIQTSECGAPEFFSHGAKLVTLPGDCGRIDADRLENALRIGAGAGLNGGRNAMVSITNATEWGTVYDADRIAALADVAHRFKVPVHMDGARFANAVASGSRSAADLTWRAGVDVLCFGGTKNGAMAAEAVVFFDPALAEGFDYRRKQSGHVFSKQRFLAAQMLALIEDGLWLRLAARANALAARLAQGVRDAGGGLLAPVQSNAVFATIPAEAHERARAAGAIYHLWPDRSAQGLDPVPVRFVTSWDTPEDDVDRLIGLLR, via the coding sequence GTGAACTTCGCCTCGGACAACGCCTATGGCGCGCATCCGGATGTCCTGCGGGCGCTGGCCGAGTGCAATGGCGGCGCGATGATGGGGTATGGCGCCGACCCGGTCACCGCGCGCGCCGAAGCCGCCATCCGCGACGCGCTGGACGCGCCCGAGGCAGCGATCCGGTTCGTGTCCACCGGCACCGCCGCCAATGCGCTGGTCTGCGCGCAGCTGTGCCCGGTGGGCGGGCGCATCTATTGCCACGAAGGTGCGCATATCCAGACCAGCGAATGCGGCGCGCCCGAGTTCTTTTCCCACGGCGCCAAGCTGGTCACGCTGCCCGGCGATTGCGGCCGGATCGACGCGGACCGGCTGGAAAACGCGCTGCGGATCGGGGCCGGTGCGGGGCTGAACGGCGGGCGCAACGCGATGGTGTCGATCACCAACGCGACCGAATGGGGCACCGTCTACGACGCCGACCGGATTGCCGCGCTGGCCGACGTGGCGCACCGTTTCAAGGTGCCGGTGCACATGGACGGGGCGCGTTTCGCCAATGCCGTCGCCTCGGGCAGCCGGTCGGCCGCCGATCTGACATGGCGCGCGGGCGTCGATGTCCTGTGTTTCGGCGGCACCAAGAACGGTGCCATGGCGGCCGAGGCCGTGGTGTTCTTCGATCCCGCGCTGGCCGAGGGGTTCGATTACCGCCGCAAGCAGTCGGGTCATGTGTTTTCCAAGCAACGCTTTCTGGCGGCGCAGATGCTGGCGCTGATCGAGGACGGGTTGTGGCTGCGGTTGGCCGCGCGCGCCAACGCGCTGGCGGCGCGACTGGCCCAGGGCGTGCGCGATGCCGGCGGCGGGCTGCTGGCGCCGGTGCAGTCGAACGCGGTCTTTGCCACGATCCCGGCCGAGGCACATGAACGGGCGCGCGCCGCCGGTGCGATCTATCATCTGTGGCCGGACCGTTCGGCCCAGGGGCTGGACCCGGTGCCGGTGCGCTTCGTCACCTCGTGGGACACGCCCGAGGACGATGTCGACCGGCTGATCGGCTTGCTGCGTTGA
- a CDS encoding LysR family transcriptional regulator: protein MDWDKLRIFHAVADAGSLTHAGDVLQLSQSAVSRQVRALEEMLGTTLFHRHARGLILTEQGELLFDATSAMSRKLEGASARIRDSEENVMGELKVTTTVGFGSLWLAPRLVKLYEKFPDLKIDLMLEERVLDLPMREADVAIRMKEPSQSDLIRRRLLNIRMRLYATQAYLDKAGIPSSMDDLSRHRLVCQKADQPQVAAGARLIQEIMAQNICSTLTVNNYFGVLQGVLANVGIGVLPDYLIVDHQGLVRVLPEIESGEVPVFLAYPEELRQTRRVAAFRDFVLEEIQSYRRQKIDALAP from the coding sequence ATGGACTGGGACAAGCTAAGAATATTCCACGCGGTTGCCGATGCAGGCAGCCTGACACATGCGGGGGACGTTCTTCAACTGTCGCAATCGGCGGTCAGCCGGCAGGTCCGCGCGCTGGAAGAGATGCTGGGGACCACGCTGTTTCACCGTCACGCACGCGGACTGATTCTGACCGAACAGGGCGAATTGCTGTTCGACGCGACCTCGGCCATGTCGCGCAAGCTTGAGGGGGCGTCGGCGCGCATCCGCGACAGTGAGGAAAACGTCATGGGCGAATTGAAGGTGACCACGACGGTCGGCTTCGGTTCGCTGTGGCTGGCGCCGCGACTGGTCAAGTTGTATGAGAAATTCCCCGATCTCAAGATCGACCTGATGCTTGAGGAACGGGTTCTGGACCTGCCCATGCGCGAGGCGGATGTCGCCATCCGCATGAAGGAACCCAGCCAGTCCGACCTGATCCGCCGCCGCCTGCTGAATATCCGCATGCGGCTTTACGCCACGCAGGCCTATCTGGACAAGGCGGGCATCCCCTCCAGCATGGATGACCTGTCGCGTCACCGGCTGGTGTGCCAGAAGGCCGATCAGCCCCAGGTCGCCGCCGGCGCGCGCCTGATCCAAGAGATCATGGCCCAGAACATCTGCTCGACCCTGACGGTCAACAACTATTTCGGCGTGTTGCAGGGGGTGCTGGCCAATGTCGGCATCGGCGTTCTGCCCGATTACCTGATCGTCGATCATCAGGGTCTGGTCCGCGTGCTGCCCGAGATCGAGTCGGGCGAGGTGCCGGTCTTTCTGGCCTATCCCGAGGAATTGCGTCAGACCCGGCGGGTTGCCGCCTTCCGCGATTTTGTTCTGGAAGAGATCCAGTCCTATCGCCGGCAAAAGATCGACGCCTTGGCCCCCTGA
- a CDS encoding bifunctional riboflavin kinase/FAD synthetase, which produces MHIHDDWSGLPPDARGATVAMGNFDGVHLGHRAVIEAAGRATDAPLGILTFEPHPREFFNPDAPPFRLMNAESRANRLARLGVDHLYQLPFGPVLAGLTPEAFARDVLVGGLGVRHMTVGADFRFGRKRAGDAQTLADLGAALGFGVTAVKLIGNGTQDYSSTAIRIALSKGRVRDAERMLGHWHRIEGEVVHGEKRGRDLGWPTANLRLDGLHLPRLGVYAVLVDVLTGPDRTSCQGVASLGVRPMFGRNAPNLEVHLFDFDGDLYGQHLSVALVEFLRDEEKFDSVDALIAQIAADARQARQVLTGA; this is translated from the coding sequence TTGCACATCCACGACGACTGGAGCGGATTACCCCCCGACGCACGCGGGGCCACCGTCGCAATGGGCAATTTCGATGGCGTGCATCTGGGCCACCGTGCGGTGATCGAGGCGGCGGGACGCGCCACAGACGCCCCCCTTGGCATCCTGACATTCGAGCCGCATCCCCGCGAATTCTTCAATCCCGATGCGCCGCCCTTTCGGCTGATGAACGCGGAATCGCGCGCCAACCGGCTGGCGCGTCTGGGCGTCGATCATCTGTATCAGCTGCCCTTCGGCCCGGTTCTGGCCGGGCTGACCCCCGAGGCCTTCGCGCGCGACGTGCTGGTGGGCGGGCTGGGCGTGCGGCACATGACGGTGGGCGCCGATTTCCGCTTTGGCCGCAAACGCGCGGGCGATGCGCAGACGCTGGCCGACCTGGGCGCGGCCCTGGGGTTTGGCGTGACCGCCGTCAAACTGATCGGCAACGGCACGCAGGATTACAGCTCGACCGCGATCCGCATCGCGCTGAGCAAGGGGCGGGTGCGCGACGCCGAACGCATGCTGGGCCACTGGCACCGGATCGAGGGCGAGGTCGTGCACGGCGAAAAGCGCGGCCGCGATCTCGGCTGGCCGACCGCGAATCTGCGTCTCGACGGGCTGCATCTGCCGCGTCTGGGCGTCTATGCGGTGCTGGTGGATGTGCTGACCGGTCCCGACCGGACGTCCTGCCAGGGCGTCGCAAGCCTTGGCGTGCGCCCGATGTTCGGCCGCAACGCGCCCAACCTCGAGGTGCATCTGTTCGATTTCGACGGCGATCTCTATGGCCAGCACCTGTCGGTGGCGCTGGTCGAATTCCTGCGCGACGAAGAAAAATTCGACAGCGTTGATGCGCTGATCGCGCAGATTGCGGCCGATGCGCGTCAGGCGCGCCAGGTCCTGACGGGCGCGTGA
- a CDS encoding bifunctional 2-C-methyl-D-erythritol 4-phosphate cytidylyltransferase/2-C-methyl-D-erythritol 2,4-cyclodiphosphate synthase: protein MSLNAPAGFAAIVTAAGRGSRAGAGDPKQWRPLAGVPVLARALAPFAGFERIVLVVHPDDMGRAIDLFAGSVTIVAGGETRAASVRHGLLSLRDSAITHVLIHDGARPLVSDEVIGGVIAALQNGAQAAAPALPVSDALWRGEGGRVTGTAPRDGLFRAQTPQGFAFQPILAAHLAHPHDAADDVELARLAGLHVAITTGSEDNLKITFPADFARAERILGAGMDIRLGNGYDVHAFGPGDHVWLCGVRVPHDAGLVGHSDADVGMHALTDAIYGALAQGDIGRHFPPSDPQWKGADSTIFLRHAADLARSRGFSFGNCDVTLICEAPRIGPHAAAMQARLAEIMDVPQDRVSVKATTSERLGFTGRGEGIAAIATAALLKG from the coding sequence ATGAGCCTGAACGCGCCCGCAGGCTTTGCCGCCATCGTCACGGCGGCCGGTCGCGGCAGCCGCGCGGGCGCGGGCGATCCCAAGCAATGGCGTCCGCTGGCCGGGGTGCCGGTCCTGGCCCGCGCGCTTGCGCCCTTTGCCGGGTTCGAGCGGATCGTGCTGGTCGTCCATCCCGACGACATGGGCCGCGCCATCGACCTGTTCGCGGGCAGCGTCACCATCGTCGCAGGCGGCGAGACGCGGGCCGCAAGCGTGCGCCACGGCCTGTTGTCGCTGCGCGACAGCGCCATCACCCATGTCCTGATCCACGACGGCGCCCGGCCGCTGGTCAGCGACGAGGTCATCGGCGGCGTGATCGCGGCGTTGCAGAACGGCGCGCAGGCCGCAGCCCCCGCCCTGCCGGTCAGCGATGCGCTGTGGCGCGGCGAGGGCGGCAGGGTCACCGGCACCGCCCCCCGCGACGGGCTGTTTCGCGCGCAGACGCCGCAGGGCTTTGCGTTCCAGCCGATCCTGGCCGCGCATCTGGCGCATCCGCACGACGCCGCGGACGACGTGGAACTGGCGCGTCTGGCCGGGCTTCACGTCGCCATCACCACGGGCAGCGAAGACAATCTGAAGATCACCTTCCCGGCCGATTTCGCCCGGGCCGAACGTATTCTGGGGGCAGGAATGGATATCCGACTTGGCAATGGCTATGACGTGCACGCGTTCGGACCGGGCGATCATGTCTGGCTGTGCGGGGTGCGGGTGCCGCACGATGCCGGGCTGGTCGGACATTCGGACGCCGATGTGGGGATGCACGCGCTGACCGACGCGATCTATGGCGCGCTGGCCCAGGGCGATATCGGCCGGCATTTCCCGCCCTCGGACCCGCAATGGAAAGGCGCTGACAGCACAATCTTTCTGCGCCACGCCGCCGATCTGGCCCGCAGCCGAGGGTTTTCGTTCGGCAATTGCGATGTCACCCTGATCTGCGAGGCGCCCCGGATCGGCCCGCACGCCGCCGCCATGCAGGCGCGTCTGGCCGAGATCATGGACGTTCCGCAGGATCGCGTCAGCGTCAAGGCGACCACCTCCGAAAGGCTGGGCTTTACCGGCCGCGGCGAAGGGATCGCGGCCATCGCCACCGCCGCATTGCTGAAGGGATAG
- the purL gene encoding phosphoribosylformylglycinamidine synthase subunit PurL: MQEPTITPDLIAAHGLKPDEYDRILDIIGREPTFTELGIFSAMWNEHCSYKSSKKWLRTLPTDGPQVICGPGENAGVVDIGDGQAVVFKMESHNHPSYIEPHQGAATGVGGILRDVFTMGARPIAAMDSLSFGRPEHPRTAHLVKGVVEGIGAYGNAFGVPNVGGEVRFHASYDGNCLVNAFAAGLADADRIFYSAASGVGMPVVYLGAKTGRDGVGGATMASAEFDDTIEEKRPTVQVGDPFTEKCLLEACLELMASDAVISIQDMGAAGLTCSAVEMGDKGGLGIKLRLDAVPQRETGMTAYEMMLSESQERMLMVLKPEKEAEAREIFEKWDLDFAIVGETIAEDRFLILHGNDVKADLPLSKLSSAAPEYDRPWVETPAPGDAPALPAIRPVAALRALIGSPNYAHKGWVWEQYDSQVGADTIRGPGLGAGVVRVHGTDKALAFTADVTPRYVKANPVQGGRQAVAEAYRNLCAVGATPLATTDNLNFGNPEKPEIMGQFVGAIQGIGQACRALDFPIVSGNVSLYNETDGKAILPTPTIGGVGLLEDLSHLIGGLPGDGDLALVIGTTQGHLAQSALAHEAFGIETGDAPHVDLDAERRHGEFLRANRSHLRAATDLSDGGLALAAFEMAEAAGIGVRLDSDDIAQLFGEDQARYLVACEADGANALLQAAERAGIPVAQVGIFGGMSIQMGEDAGDLAQLSRLYRTAFAAAIKGDTPDHA, from the coding sequence ATGCAGGAACCGACGATCACCCCCGATCTGATCGCCGCGCACGGGCTGAAGCCCGACGAGTATGACCGCATCCTGGACATCATCGGCCGCGAACCGACCTTTACCGAACTTGGCATCTTCAGCGCCATGTGGAACGAACATTGTTCCTACAAATCCTCGAAGAAATGGCTGCGCACCCTGCCCACGGACGGCCCGCAGGTCATCTGCGGACCGGGCGAGAATGCCGGCGTCGTCGATATCGGCGACGGTCAGGCCGTGGTCTTCAAGATGGAAAGCCACAACCACCCCAGCTATATCGAGCCGCATCAGGGTGCGGCGACCGGCGTGGGCGGCATCCTGCGCGATGTCTTCACCATGGGCGCCCGCCCCATCGCGGCGATGGATTCGCTGTCCTTCGGGCGGCCCGAACATCCCCGCACCGCGCATCTGGTCAAAGGCGTGGTCGAGGGGATCGGCGCCTATGGCAACGCCTTCGGCGTGCCCAATGTCGGCGGCGAGGTGCGGTTTCATGCCTCCTATGACGGCAACTGCCTTGTGAACGCCTTTGCCGCGGGTCTGGCGGATGCCGACCGCATCTTCTATTCCGCCGCCTCGGGCGTGGGCATGCCGGTCGTGTATCTGGGCGCCAAGACCGGCCGCGACGGCGTGGGCGGCGCGACCATGGCCAGCGCCGAATTCGACGACACGATCGAGGAAAAGCGCCCCACCGTTCAGGTCGGCGATCCCTTTACCGAAAAATGCCTGCTGGAGGCGTGTCTGGAACTGATGGCTTCGGACGCGGTGATTTCCATTCAGGACATGGGCGCTGCGGGTCTGACCTGCTCGGCGGTCGAGATGGGCGACAAGGGCGGGTTGGGCATCAAGCTGCGGCTGGACGCGGTGCCGCAGCGCGAAACCGGCATGACCGCGTACGAGATGATGCTGTCGGAAAGCCAGGAACGGATGCTGATGGTGCTGAAGCCCGAAAAAGAGGCCGAGGCGCGCGAGATTTTCGAGAAATGGGATCTGGATTTCGCCATTGTCGGGGAAACCATCGCCGAAGACCGCTTTCTGATCCTGCACGGCAACGACGTGAAGGCCGATCTGCCGCTGTCGAAACTGTCCTCGGCCGCGCCCGAATACGACCGTCCGTGGGTGGAGACCCCCGCGCCCGGCGACGCCCCCGCCCTGCCCGCGATCCGGCCCGTGGCGGCGCTGCGCGCGCTGATCGGGTCGCCCAATTACGCCCACAAGGGATGGGTCTGGGAACAATATGACAGCCAGGTCGGCGCCGACACGATCCGCGGCCCCGGACTGGGCGCGGGCGTGGTGCGCGTGCACGGAACCGACAAGGCGCTGGCGTTCACCGCCGATGTGACGCCGCGCTATGTCAAGGCGAACCCGGTTCAGGGCGGACGGCAGGCCGTGGCCGAGGCCTATCGCAATTTGTGCGCCGTGGGGGCGACGCCGCTGGCGACGACCGACAACCTGAATTTTGGCAATCCCGAAAAGCCCGAGATCATGGGCCAGTTCGTCGGCGCGATCCAGGGCATCGGTCAGGCCTGCCGGGCGCTGGACTTTCCCATCGTGTCGGGCAACGTGTCGCTGTATAACGAGACCGACGGCAAGGCTATCCTGCCCACGCCCACGATCGGCGGGGTCGGCCTGCTGGAAGACCTGTCGCATCTGATCGGCGGCCTGCCCGGCGACGGCGATCTGGCACTGGTGATCGGCACGACGCAGGGTCATCTGGCGCAATCTGCGCTGGCGCACGAGGCGTTCGGGATCGAGACGGGCGATGCGCCGCATGTCGATCTGGATGCGGAACGCCGCCACGGAGAATTCCTGCGCGCCAATCGCAGCCATCTGCGCGCCGCGACCGATCTCTCCGATGGCGGTCTTGCGCTGGCGGCGTTCGAGATGGCCGAGGCCGCGGGCATCGGCGTGCGTCTGGACAGCGACGACATCGCGCAACTGTTCGGCGAGGATCAGGCCCGCTATCTGGTGGCCTGCGAGGCAGACGGCGCCAATGCGCTGCTGCAAGCCGCCGAACGGGCCGGCATCCCCGTCGCGCAGGTCGGCATCTTTGGCGGAATGTCGATCCAGATGGGCGAGGACGCCGGCGATCTGGCGCAACTGTCGCGTCTTTACCGCACGGCTTTCGCGGCCGCGATCAAGGGCGACACGCCCGATCACGCATGA
- a CDS encoding MaoC family dehydratase, with protein sequence MFDNFPRGTIVIEDLEVGMTRHLQKQVTDRDIDLFAEVSTDRNPVHLDEEYAQDTIFEGRIAHGMLTAGLISAVIGEQLPGHGTVYLGQTLKFMAPVRPGDTVRAEVTVETIDHAKRRVTLATRCLVGDTVVLKGEAVVLAPSRKFD encoded by the coding sequence CCCCGCGGCACGATCGTTATCGAGGATCTTGAGGTCGGCATGACCCGGCATCTGCAAAAACAGGTGACGGATCGCGATATCGACCTGTTCGCCGAGGTCTCGACCGACAGAAACCCGGTCCATCTGGATGAGGAATATGCCCAGGACACCATCTTCGAGGGCCGCATCGCCCACGGCATGCTGACCGCCGGGTTGATCTCGGCGGTGATCGGCGAACAGTTGCCCGGACACGGCACCGTCTATCTGGGACAGACGCTGAAATTCATGGCGCCGGTGCGCCCGGGCGACACCGTCCGGGCCGAGGTCACGGTCGAGACGATCGACCACGCGAAACGCCGGGTGACGCTTGCAACCCGTTGTCTGGTAGGCGATACGGTCGTGCTGAAAGGCGAGGCGGTCGTGCTGGCCCCAAGCCGCAAGTTCGACTGA